One Nocardioides luti DNA window includes the following coding sequences:
- the dnaA gene encoding chromosomal replication initiator protein DnaA, giving the protein MGPDDARRQQKAAAPVDQSTSDTGNGRDPGREPGRDTDRDLATAWRGVVDDLQPNQRAWLRASEPVTLHESTAIIAVPNEFTRGQLEGRLRGQLEDALAVAFGREIRIAVTVNTQLDDQALPEPVEHIDQPMSREIDMSTIQQHPLERAPQPVPVPESQESLQRQTTALETRLNPKYTFETFVIGSSNRFPHAAAVAVAEAPGKAYNPLLVYGDSGLGKTHLLHAIGHYVRSLYSGAKVRYVSSEEFTNEFINAIRDDRQDRFKRRYRDVDVLLIDDIQFLEGKTQTQEEFFHTFNTLHNANKQIVLTSDRAPKRLEALEDRLRNRFEWGLITDVQPPDLETRIAILRKKAAMDRLTAPPDVLEFIASKIQTNIRELEGALIRVTAFANLNRQEVDMTLAEIVLKDLIPEGGEPEITAALIIAQTAAYFGLSIEELTGPSRGRHLVMARQIAMYLCRELTDLSLPKIGAQFGNRDHTTVMYADRKINQLLAERRAVFNQVSELTNRVKMQARQS; this is encoded by the coding sequence ATGGGTCCCGACGACGCGCGACGACAGCAGAAGGCGGCAGCACCCGTGGACCAGAGCACCTCGGACACTGGCAACGGCAGGGACCCCGGGCGGGAGCCCGGACGCGACACCGACCGGGACCTCGCCACGGCGTGGCGGGGCGTCGTCGACGACCTCCAGCCGAACCAGCGCGCCTGGCTGCGCGCCAGCGAGCCGGTCACCCTCCACGAGAGCACCGCGATCATCGCCGTGCCCAACGAGTTCACCCGCGGCCAGCTCGAGGGCCGGCTTCGCGGCCAGCTCGAGGACGCGCTCGCCGTCGCGTTCGGCCGCGAGATCCGGATCGCGGTGACGGTCAACACCCAGCTCGACGACCAGGCGCTGCCCGAGCCCGTGGAGCACATCGACCAGCCGATGAGTCGAGAGATCGACATGTCGACAATCCAGCAGCACCCGCTCGAGCGGGCCCCCCAGCCGGTGCCGGTGCCGGAGTCCCAGGAGTCCCTGCAGCGGCAGACCACCGCGCTGGAGACCCGCCTCAACCCGAAGTACACCTTCGAGACCTTCGTCATCGGCTCGTCGAACCGCTTCCCCCACGCCGCGGCCGTCGCCGTGGCCGAGGCACCCGGCAAGGCGTACAACCCGCTCCTCGTCTACGGCGACTCCGGCCTGGGCAAGACCCACCTGCTCCACGCGATCGGCCACTACGTGCGCAGCCTCTACTCCGGGGCCAAGGTGCGCTACGTCTCCAGCGAGGAGTTCACCAACGAGTTCATCAACGCGATCCGCGACGACCGGCAGGACCGCTTCAAGCGGCGCTACCGCGACGTGGACGTGCTGCTGATCGACGACATCCAGTTCCTGGAGGGGAAGACCCAGACGCAGGAGGAGTTCTTCCACACGTTCAACACCCTCCACAACGCCAACAAGCAGATCGTGCTGACCTCCGACCGCGCGCCCAAGCGCCTCGAGGCGCTCGAGGACCGGCTGCGCAACCGGTTCGAGTGGGGACTGATCACCGACGTCCAGCCCCCCGACCTCGAGACCCGCATCGCGATCCTGCGCAAGAAGGCCGCGATGGACCGGCTCACCGCCCCGCCGGACGTGCTGGAGTTCATCGCCTCGAAGATCCAGACCAACATCCGCGAGCTCGAGGGCGCGCTGATCCGGGTGACGGCGTTCGCGAACCTGAACCGCCAGGAGGTCGACATGACCCTGGCCGAGATCGTGCTCAAGGACCTGATCCCCGAGGGCGGCGAGCCGGAGATCACCGCGGCGCTGATCATCGCCCAGACGGCCGCCTACTTCGGGCTCTCGATCGAGGAGCTCACCGGCCCGAGCCGCGGCCGGCACCTGGTGATGGCCCGCCAGATCGCGATGTACCTCTGCCGCGAGCTCACCGACCTCTCGCTGCCCAAGATCGGCGCGCAGTTCGGCAACCGGGACCACACGACGGTGATGTACGCCGACCGCAAGATCAACCAGCTACTCGCCGAGCGCCGGGCCGTCTTCAACCAGGTCAGCGAGCTCACCAACCGCGTGAAGATGCAGGCCCGCCAGTCCTGA
- a CDS encoding ParB/RepB/Spo0J family partition protein: MNAGNTARPPQRRGLGRGLGSLIPTAPSAPPVDDTPAAGRVPDASSSAEQGGQGDGGAPASSPASLESRVIAAPEQAPVPGAYFAEIPVGQIQPNHVQPRQVFDEDAMAELVHSIREVGLLQPIVVRRTGDEAFELVMGERRWRASQEAGLTAIPAIVRETEDTDMLRDALLENLHRSQLNPLEEAAAYAQLLEDFGCTHEELATRIGRSRPQISNTLRLMKLSPAVQRRLAAGVLSAGHARSLLAVDDAEVQDRLAQRVVAEGISVRGLEEIVAVGDHGSATPRVPRRRPTAPGLADLADRLSDRLETRVKVDLGKSKGKITVEFASLEDLQRIVDVMDPRNRDDRPI, from the coding sequence GTGAACGCCGGCAACACAGCCCGTCCCCCGCAGCGCCGTGGCCTCGGCCGCGGGCTGGGCTCCCTGATCCCGACCGCGCCCAGCGCGCCGCCCGTCGACGACACGCCCGCAGCGGGCCGCGTCCCCGACGCGTCCTCCTCCGCGGAGCAGGGTGGGCAGGGCGACGGAGGTGCTCCGGCGTCCTCCCCTGCGTCCCTGGAGTCCAGGGTGATCGCCGCGCCCGAGCAGGCGCCGGTCCCGGGCGCCTACTTCGCCGAGATCCCGGTCGGGCAGATCCAGCCCAACCACGTGCAACCTCGTCAGGTCTTCGACGAGGACGCGATGGCGGAGCTGGTGCACTCGATCCGCGAGGTCGGGCTGCTGCAGCCGATCGTCGTCCGCCGCACCGGTGACGAGGCCTTCGAGCTGGTCATGGGTGAGCGGCGCTGGCGCGCCTCGCAGGAGGCGGGGCTCACCGCGATCCCGGCGATCGTCCGGGAGACCGAGGACACCGACATGCTCCGGGACGCGCTCCTGGAGAACCTGCACCGCTCGCAGCTCAACCCCCTCGAGGAGGCGGCGGCCTACGCCCAGCTCCTGGAGGACTTCGGCTGCACCCACGAGGAGCTGGCCACCCGGATCGGCCGCTCGCGCCCGCAGATCAGCAACACCCTGCGCCTGATGAAGCTCAGCCCCGCGGTCCAGCGCCGCCTGGCCGCCGGTGTGCTCTCCGCCGGCCACGCCCGCTCGCTGCTGGCCGTCGACGACGCCGAGGTGCAGGACCGTCTGGCCCAGCGGGTCGTGGCCGAGGGCATCAGCGTCCGCGGGCTCGAGGAGATCGTCGCCGTCGGCGACCACGGCTCCGCCACCCCGCGGGTCCCCCGCCGCAGGCCCACCGCCCCCGGGCTGGCCGACCTCGCCGACCGGCTCTCGGACCGCCTGGAGACTCGGGTCAAGGTCGACCTCGGCAAGAGCAAGGGCAAGATCACCGTCGAGTTCGCCTCACTGGAGGACCTCCAGCGGATCGTCGACGTGATGGACCCCCGCAACCGGGACGACCGCCCGATCTGA
- the yidC gene encoding membrane protein insertase YidC: MTPLYYVISVILVGFHTLLSTFMDPDGGATWVLSIVGLTLVIRTALIPLFVKQIKSSRNMQLIQPKVKELQKKYGHDREKLAAETMKLYKDTGTNPFASCLPILLQMPIFLALFRLLDQAAKNQKAHGVLTVDLAKKFGEAKLFGSIPIKDTFLKADGNTGVMVLAAILVVGMTATTFLTQRQLMSKNMPADALSGPYAQQQKLLLYVLPVVFAVGGVAFPIGVLFYWTTSNLWTMGQQFYVIRNNPAPGTPAEQAKKDRDAAKAARRGGPAVVEVAPEPEPERRPNTRLQPKKQSREQRKKSGGRPTDTPKSEGDQQ; this comes from the coding sequence ATGACGCCGCTGTACTACGTGATCTCGGTGATCCTGGTCGGGTTCCACACCCTGCTCAGCACCTTCATGGATCCCGACGGCGGTGCCACCTGGGTGCTGTCGATCGTCGGCCTCACGCTGGTCATCCGCACCGCGCTGATCCCGCTGTTCGTCAAGCAGATCAAGTCCAGCCGGAACATGCAGCTGATCCAGCCCAAGGTGAAGGAGCTGCAGAAGAAGTACGGCCACGACCGCGAGAAGCTCGCGGCCGAGACGATGAAGCTCTACAAGGACACGGGCACCAACCCGTTCGCGTCCTGCCTGCCGATCCTGCTCCAGATGCCGATCTTCCTGGCGCTGTTCCGCCTGCTCGACCAGGCTGCGAAGAACCAGAAGGCGCACGGCGTGCTGACCGTGGACCTGGCCAAGAAGTTCGGCGAGGCGAAGCTGTTCGGCTCGATCCCGATCAAGGACACCTTCCTCAAGGCGGACGGCAACACCGGCGTCATGGTGCTCGCGGCGATCCTCGTGGTGGGCATGACGGCCACGACGTTCCTCACCCAGCGCCAGCTGATGAGCAAGAACATGCCGGCCGACGCGCTCAGCGGGCCCTACGCCCAGCAGCAGAAGCTGCTCCTCTACGTCCTCCCCGTCGTCTTCGCCGTCGGTGGCGTGGCGTTCCCGATCGGCGTCCTCTTCTACTGGACCACCTCCAACCTGTGGACGATGGGCCAGCAGTTCTACGTGATCCGCAACAACCCGGCCCCGGGCACCCCCGCCGAGCAGGCGAAGAAGGACCGGGACGCGGCCAAGGCCGCGCGCCGCGGCGGCCCGGCCGTCGTCGAGGTGGCGCCCGAGCCCGAGCCGGAGCGCCGGCCGAACACCCGGCTGCAGCCGAAGAAGCAGTCCCGAGAGCAGCGCAAGAAGTCCGGTGGCAGGCCCACGGACACCCCGAAGAGCGAGGGAGACCAGCAGTGA
- the gnd gene encoding phosphogluconate dehydrogenase (NAD(+)-dependent, decarboxylating), translated as MDIGLVGLGKMGGNMRTRLRDGGHTVVGYDRNPDVSDVASLEELVEKLPSPKVVWVMVPAGDPTWETVKALGELLGDGDLVVDGGNSKYTDDAVNAELLARQGVGFVDCGVSGGVWGLKNGYALMCGGSDENVAKVQPALDTLKPEEGGFVHAGKNPGAGHFAKMVHNGIEYAMMQSYAEGWELLEKVDLIDNVTEVFDSWRSGTVIRSWLLDLLVAALEDDTHLEKLSGYADDSGEGRWTVEAAIDNAVPMNVIAASLFARFTSRQDDSPAMKAIAAMRNQFGGHAVHTEPPVGGDANPTP; from the coding sequence ATGGACATCGGCCTCGTCGGACTCGGCAAGATGGGCGGGAACATGCGGACCCGCCTGCGCGACGGCGGGCACACCGTCGTCGGCTACGACCGCAACCCCGACGTCAGCGACGTCGCGAGCCTCGAGGAGCTCGTCGAGAAGCTGCCGTCCCCCAAGGTCGTCTGGGTGATGGTGCCCGCAGGCGACCCCACCTGGGAGACCGTCAAGGCGCTCGGCGAGCTGCTCGGTGACGGCGACCTGGTCGTCGACGGCGGCAACTCGAAGTACACCGACGACGCCGTGAACGCCGAGCTGCTCGCCAGGCAGGGCGTCGGGTTCGTCGACTGCGGCGTCTCCGGCGGCGTCTGGGGCCTGAAGAACGGCTACGCGCTGATGTGCGGCGGCTCCGACGAGAACGTCGCGAAGGTCCAGCCGGCCCTGGACACCCTCAAGCCGGAGGAGGGTGGCTTCGTGCACGCCGGCAAGAACCCCGGCGCCGGCCACTTCGCCAAGATGGTCCACAACGGCATCGAGTACGCCATGATGCAGAGCTACGCCGAGGGCTGGGAGCTGCTCGAGAAGGTCGACCTGATCGACAACGTCACCGAGGTCTTCGACTCGTGGCGCTCCGGCACCGTGATCCGCTCCTGGCTCCTCGACCTGCTGGTCGCCGCGCTCGAGGACGACACCCACCTCGAGAAGCTCTCGGGCTACGCCGACGACTCGGGCGAGGGCCGCTGGACCGTCGAGGCGGCCATCGACAACGCCGTGCCGATGAACGTCATCGCCGCCTCGCTCTTCGCCCGGTTCACCTCGCGCCAGGACGACAGCCCCGCCATGAAGGCGATCGCCGCCATGCGCAACCAGTTCGGCGGTCACGCCGTGCACACCGAGCCGCCCGTCGGCGGCGACGCGAACCCGACCCCCTGA
- the rsmG gene encoding 16S rRNA (guanine(527)-N(7))-methyltransferase RsmG has product MFPHDRLALAERYAELLTTEGVVRGLIGPREAPRLWDRHLLNCAVLGELLPTNATVCDIGSGAGLPGLVLGIGRPDLRITLVEPLLRRTTFLSEVVDELGLDHVEVVRGRADALHGERRFDVVTSRAVAPLERLLGWSMPLVAATGALVAMKGSSINEEIEVAAPVLRELGCADPEVHVLGEDLPESTTVAVRVAWADPSRVSWPPAVGRDRQPAPGARRPRTTSKRRRRA; this is encoded by the coding sequence GTGTTTCCGCATGACCGACTGGCTCTGGCCGAGCGGTACGCCGAGTTGCTGACCACCGAGGGAGTCGTCCGGGGTCTGATCGGCCCGCGCGAGGCGCCGCGGCTCTGGGACCGGCACCTGCTGAACTGCGCCGTGCTGGGCGAGCTGCTCCCCACGAACGCGACCGTGTGCGACATCGGCTCCGGCGCCGGCCTGCCCGGCCTGGTGCTCGGCATCGGCCGCCCTGACCTGCGGATCACGCTGGTGGAGCCGCTGCTGCGCCGCACGACCTTCCTGAGTGAGGTCGTCGACGAGCTGGGCCTGGACCACGTGGAGGTGGTCCGGGGTCGGGCCGACGCCCTGCACGGCGAGCGCCGCTTCGACGTAGTGACCTCGCGAGCCGTGGCGCCGCTCGAGCGGCTCCTCGGCTGGTCGATGCCGCTGGTGGCCGCGACCGGCGCTCTGGTGGCGATGAAGGGCTCCTCCATCAACGAGGAGATCGAGGTCGCGGCGCCGGTCCTCCGGGAGCTGGGCTGCGCCGACCCCGAGGTCCACGTGCTCGGCGAGGACCTGCCGGAGTCCACCACCGTCGCCGTGCGGGTGGCCTGGGCCGACCCGAGCCGCGTATCGTGGCCGCCTGCGGTTGGACGTGACCGGCAGCCGGCTCCCGGCGCCCGTCGTCCCCGCACCACATCGAAGCGGAGGCGGCGCGCGTGA
- a CDS encoding lysophospholipid acyltransferase family protein, translated as MRDITYPPIIVTAKTAFKVLGQRFQMTGTENVPREGGVMLAFNHIGYVDFIYGGFAANPSGRLVRFMAKRELFDHKYTGPLMRSLHHIEVDRGEGLASYRTAVDYLKAGEAVGIFPEATISRAMELKEFKSGAVRIAAEAGVPLVPVILWGTQRMMTKDHEKDFSRGKTISIHVGDPLHPTTENAVEQTAELHRIMSGMLDTAIAEYPADEQPPGAWWVPARHGGTAPTLEEAAALDAAEKRERAAKRAAKRAAKS; from the coding sequence ATGCGCGACATCACCTATCCCCCGATCATCGTCACGGCCAAGACCGCCTTCAAGGTGCTCGGCCAGCGCTTCCAGATGACCGGGACGGAGAACGTGCCCCGCGAGGGCGGCGTGATGCTGGCGTTCAACCACATCGGGTACGTCGACTTCATCTACGGCGGGTTCGCCGCGAACCCCTCGGGCCGCCTGGTGCGGTTCATGGCCAAGCGCGAGCTCTTCGACCACAAGTACACCGGCCCGCTGATGCGGTCGCTGCACCACATCGAGGTCGACCGGGGCGAGGGCCTGGCGTCGTACCGCACCGCCGTGGACTACCTCAAGGCCGGCGAGGCCGTCGGCATCTTCCCCGAGGCCACGATCTCCCGGGCGATGGAGCTCAAGGAGTTCAAGTCCGGCGCCGTGCGCATCGCCGCCGAGGCCGGCGTCCCCCTCGTGCCGGTCATCCTCTGGGGAACGCAGCGGATGATGACCAAGGACCACGAGAAGGACTTCTCGCGCGGCAAGACCATCTCGATCCACGTCGGCGACCCGCTGCACCCCACCACGGAGAACGCCGTGGAGCAGACCGCCGAGCTGCACCGCATCATGTCCGGCATGCTCGACACCGCAATCGCGGAGTACCCCGCCGACGAGCAGCCCCCCGGTGCCTGGTGGGTCCCCGCCCGCCACGGCGGCACGGCCCCCACGCTCGAGGAGGCGGCCGCCCTCGACGCCGCCGAGAAGCGGGAGCGGGCCGCCAAGCGTGCGGCCAAACGCGCCGCGAAGAGCTGA
- a CDS encoding ParA family protein, whose translation MVSRETSSARPFTVRTAGDLADAGPVFDDHATPLARAAEHSVLARHGARMRPSLPRPAATRVIVVANQKGGVGKTTSTVNVAAALAQLGQRVLVIDLDPQGNASTALSVEHHRGVPSTYDALVDGVPLVDVITPCPEVENLHVVPATIDLAGAEIELVSVVARENRLHRAIHGHPLVGTAEEAGEERFDFVLIDCPPSLGLLTLNALVAGAEMMIPIQAEYYALEGLGQLIETVDMVKKHLNPRLAVSTILVTMYDARTRLAAGVAEEVREHFGDLVVKTTIPRSVRVSEAPSYGQTVMTYDPGSPGALCYLEAAREIATKGAPQ comes from the coding sequence GTGGTTTCACGTGAAACATCCTCCGCCCGCCCCTTCACCGTGCGGACCGCCGGTGACCTCGCGGACGCCGGCCCGGTCTTCGACGACCACGCGACACCGCTGGCGCGGGCGGCCGAGCACTCGGTGCTCGCCCGACACGGTGCCCGGATGCGACCGTCGCTCCCCCGTCCCGCTGCCACCCGCGTCATCGTCGTGGCGAACCAGAAGGGCGGGGTAGGCAAGACGACGTCCACGGTGAACGTGGCGGCCGCCCTGGCCCAGCTGGGTCAGCGGGTCCTGGTCATCGACCTCGACCCGCAGGGCAACGCGTCGACGGCCCTCTCGGTCGAGCACCACCGCGGCGTTCCGTCGACGTACGACGCCCTCGTGGACGGTGTGCCCCTTGTCGACGTGATCACCCCGTGCCCGGAGGTGGAGAACCTCCACGTCGTGCCGGCCACGATCGACCTGGCCGGCGCCGAGATCGAGCTGGTGAGCGTGGTGGCGCGTGAGAACCGCCTGCACCGGGCGATCCACGGCCACCCCCTGGTCGGCACGGCCGAGGAGGCGGGTGAGGAGCGCTTCGACTTCGTGCTCATCGACTGCCCGCCCTCGCTGGGCCTGCTCACGCTCAACGCACTGGTCGCCGGCGCGGAGATGATGATCCCGATCCAGGCGGAGTACTACGCCCTGGAGGGGCTCGGTCAGCTGATCGAGACGGTGGACATGGTCAAGAAGCACCTCAACCCGCGGCTGGCGGTCTCCACGATCCTCGTCACGATGTACGACGCCCGGACCCGGCTCGCGGCCGGTGTCGCCGAGGAGGTCCGTGAGCACTTCGGCGACCTGGTCGTGAAGACGACGATCCCCCGCTCGGTGCGGGTGTCCGAGGCGCCGTCGTACGGCCAGACCGTGATGACCTACGATCCTGGCTCGCCGGGAGCCCTGTGCTACCTCGAGGCTGCCCGGGAGATCGCGACCAAGGGAGCACCCCAGTGA
- the dnaN gene encoding DNA polymerase III subunit beta, with protein MKFRVERDVLADAVAWAARSLPVRPSVPVLAGLLIDASDEGLVLSTFDYETSARATLKADVADEGRALVSGRLLADICRSLPAKPVEMVLDGARVSLTCGSARFSLQTMPVDDYPSLPDMPAATGTVQSDQFAHAVAQAVTAAGRDDMLPVLTGVRIEIDGSTISLLATDRFRLSHREVGWSPRTPDESIAALVPAKVLGDTAKSLTAGSEVTIALAASGSGEGIIGFEGAAPGGVRRTTTRLLDGEFPKVRSLFPAEHQTVAKVDRAALIESVKRVALVAERNTAVQLAFSDGVLTLDAGSGDEAQASESIEATIEGEDITTGFNPQFLLDGLSAIEQSVVELAFTQASKPVVISGSVGEGDEDSPFRYLLMPRRLLS; from the coding sequence GTGAAGTTCCGCGTCGAGCGCGACGTGCTCGCCGATGCCGTCGCCTGGGCTGCTCGCAGCCTCCCGGTCCGCCCCAGCGTCCCCGTCCTCGCCGGTCTGCTCATCGACGCGAGCGACGAGGGCCTGGTGCTCTCGACCTTCGACTACGAGACCTCCGCCCGGGCGACGCTGAAGGCGGACGTCGCGGACGAGGGTCGCGCGCTGGTCAGCGGTCGCCTGCTCGCCGACATCTGCCGCAGCCTCCCGGCCAAGCCGGTCGAGATGGTGCTCGACGGCGCCCGGGTCTCGCTGACCTGCGGCTCGGCCCGCTTCAGCCTCCAGACGATGCCGGTCGACGACTACCCGTCGCTGCCCGACATGCCCGCCGCCACCGGCACCGTGCAGAGCGACCAGTTCGCGCACGCCGTCGCCCAGGCGGTCACGGCCGCCGGCCGCGACGACATGCTGCCGGTCCTGACCGGCGTCCGGATCGAGATCGACGGCTCGACGATCTCGCTCCTGGCCACCGACCGCTTCCGGCTCTCCCACCGCGAGGTCGGCTGGAGCCCCCGGACCCCCGACGAGTCGATCGCCGCCCTGGTACCCGCCAAGGTGCTCGGCGACACGGCCAAGTCGCTGACCGCCGGCAGCGAGGTCACCATCGCGCTGGCCGCCTCCGGCTCGGGCGAGGGCATCATCGGCTTCGAGGGCGCGGCCCCCGGCGGCGTACGCCGGACCACCACCCGCCTGCTCGACGGGGAGTTCCCCAAGGTGCGCAGCCTGTTCCCGGCCGAGCACCAGACCGTGGCCAAGGTCGACCGCGCCGCGCTGATCGAGTCGGTCAAGCGCGTCGCGCTCGTGGCCGAGCGCAACACCGCCGTGCAGCTGGCCTTCAGCGACGGCGTGCTCACCCTGGACGCCGGCTCCGGCGACGAGGCCCAGGCCTCCGAGTCGATCGAGGCGACCATCGAGGGCGAGGACATCACCACGGGGTTCAACCCGCAGTTCCTGCTCGACGGGCTGAGCGCCATCGAGCAGTCCGTGGTCGAGCTCGCCTTCACCCAGGCCTCCAAGCCGGTGGTCATCAGCGGTTCGGTCGGTGAGGGCGACGAGGACTCGCCCTTCCGCTACCTGCTCATGCCGCGCCGCCTGCTCTCGTAA
- the yidD gene encoding membrane protein insertion efficiency factor YidD — MDTVKYVLIGLLRAYRALISPLYGQVCRYHPSCSAYALDAVREHDSLRGSWLAVRRLARCHPWAAGGYDPVPPRVRAGSPSIPQQGA; from the coding sequence GTGGACACGGTGAAGTACGTCCTGATCGGCCTGCTGCGGGCCTACCGCGCCCTGATCAGCCCGCTCTACGGGCAGGTCTGCCGCTACCACCCGTCCTGCTCGGCCTACGCACTCGACGCGGTGCGCGAGCACGACAGCCTGCGCGGCAGCTGGCTCGCCGTACGGCGCCTGGCCCGCTGCCATCCGTGGGCGGCCGGCGGCTACGACCCCGTCCCACCCCGTGTGCGCGCGGGAAGCCCCTCCATCCCCCAGCAAGGAGCCTGA
- the rpmH gene encoding 50S ribosomal protein L34 — MSKRTYQPNNRRRHKVHGFRLRMRTRAGRSILASRRRKGRKSLAV; from the coding sequence GTGAGCAAGCGTACGTACCAGCCGAACAACCGCCGCCGCCACAAGGTGCACGGATTCCGTCTGCGGATGCGCACCCGTGCGGGTCGCAGCATCCTGGCGTCGCGTCGCCGCAAGGGCCGCAAGAGCCTGGCCGTCTGA
- a CDS encoding protein jag: MSENDLSSETEATDEQIEQGQPAEEQGPEGTAADTAPAPRLDRVQQLEQEGDIAADYLEELLDIADLDGDLDMDVEGDRAAVSIVGADLQQLVGARGEVLDALQELTRLAVYRETGERSRLMLDISGHRAAKREELVALAEKSIAEVRASGESVSLDPMSPFERKVVHDAVAAAGLSSESEGVEPRRHVVILPA, encoded by the coding sequence GTGAGCGAGAACGACCTGTCGAGCGAGACCGAGGCGACCGACGAGCAGATCGAGCAGGGACAGCCCGCCGAGGAGCAGGGTCCCGAGGGGACCGCCGCGGACACGGCGCCGGCACCCCGGCTGGACCGCGTCCAGCAGCTCGAGCAGGAGGGCGACATCGCCGCCGACTACCTCGAGGAGCTGCTCGACATCGCCGACCTCGACGGTGACCTGGACATGGACGTCGAGGGCGACCGGGCGGCCGTCTCGATCGTCGGCGCCGACCTGCAGCAGCTCGTCGGTGCGCGTGGCGAGGTGCTCGACGCGCTGCAGGAGCTGACCCGGCTCGCGGTCTACCGCGAGACCGGTGAGCGCTCGCGGCTGATGCTCGACATCTCCGGTCACCGCGCCGCCAAGCGCGAGGAGCTGGTCGCGCTCGCCGAGAAGTCCATCGCGGAGGTCCGCGCCAGCGGCGAGTCCGTCTCGCTGGACCCGATGTCGCCGTTCGAGCGCAAGGTCGTCCACGACGCGGTCGCCGCGGCCGGGCTCAGCTCGGAGTCCGAGGGCGTGGAGCCGCGTCGCCACGTGGTGATCCTGCCCGCATGA
- the rnpA gene encoding ribonuclease P protein component codes for MLPSAHRLRDGDSFRTAVRRGRRAGSRTLVVHLVAPGDGVDASTPRVGFVVSKAVGNAVLRNRVKRRLRHLAREHVSTLPGSAVLVVRALPAAAAASYEELGADLTRSLHRVLP; via the coding sequence GTGCTGCCTTCGGCCCACCGGCTGAGGGACGGCGACTCCTTTCGCACCGCGGTCCGCCGCGGCAGGCGGGCGGGTTCGCGGACCCTCGTGGTCCATCTCGTCGCCCCTGGCGACGGGGTGGACGCCTCGACCCCCCGGGTGGGCTTCGTGGTCAGCAAGGCCGTGGGCAACGCCGTCCTCCGCAACCGCGTGAAGCGCCGTCTCCGCCACCTCGCCCGGGAGCACGTCTCGACGCTCCCGGGCTCTGCTGTGCTCGTGGTCAGGGCGCTGCCGGCTGCGGCCGCGGCGTCCTACGAGGAACTCGGCGCCGACCTCACGCGTTCCCTCCACCGGGTGCTCCCATGA